The Rhabdothermincola sediminis genomic sequence GGGCGACCTACTCGCTCGAGTTCATCCGCCGGATGGGGGCCCGGCGCGGCACCCCGGACGAGCAGCCGTGGTTCCTCTACCACTGCACCCGCGGCGCCCACTTCGACAACTACCCCCACGAACGGTTCCTCGGCCGCTCGCCCGCGAAGCACCCCTACAAGGACACGATCATCGAGCTCGACGACATCGTCGGGCGCCTCGTCGCCGAGCTGGAGGCCACCGGCCAGCTCGAAGACACGCTGGTGTTCATCTCCTCCGACAACGGCCCGGAGATGGAGACCTGGCCGGACGCTGCCTACTCGCCGTTCCGCTGCGCCAAGGGCTCCACCTGGGAGGGCGGCCAACGGGTGCCGGGCATCCTCGTGTGGCCGGGCATGATCGACGCCGACCGGGTCAGCGACGGCATCTTCTCCCAGATGGACCTGTTCCCCACGGTGCTGCGACTGGCCGGGGCCGAGGACCGCATCCCCTCGGACCGCTACATCGACGCCGTGGACCAGACGTCGTTCCTGCTCGACGGTGACGGCGTGTCCAACCGCAAGTACCTCTACTACTGGCTGACCTCGGTGTTCTCGGGCCTGCGGGTCGGCGAGTGGAAGTACCTGGTCGCCGCCACCTCCGACGACGACCGTGACGCGCTCAACCTGGGCGGGTTCAGCGGCGTCACCCAGCGCTACACCTACGGGCGGCTCTACAACCTCTACCTCGATCCGAAGGAGACCCGCAGCTACCTCATCCGCAAGCTGGCGTACGTGGAGAGCCTCACCTCCGGCGTCGTCAACCACCTGGCGACCTTCGGCACCTACCCACCGAAGCACCCCATCGCGTCGATGCCTTGAGCCGCCACGCCGGCGCAGGGGGCTCCGGCGTGGCGGGGGACCGGGCCGATGAGACGCTCAGTCGTCGATGAGGCCGAGCACGTCGGCGAACACGGAGGCGTCCCGGGGCAACGCCAGGTGGCCGACGCAGCCCTTCTGGATGTTGGTGGCCCCGGCGAGGGGCGTGCTGTTCGCAGGCCAGATCACAGCGTCGCACCAGGACCACACCGTCGCCCAGCTGACGTCGGCACCCGGGGTCTCGTCGCCGGCGCTGAGCTTGGCCAGGAACGCCGAGCCCGTCGCCATCTCCCGGCAGGACGGCACGACGGCGCTGCACAGCGCTTCGCCGTCCGCTCGTTCGACTGCCAGGAGGGCAGACCGGCACACACGCGGGCTACGAGCGCTGAGTCTGCTGGGAGAGCACCGGGCGGCGCCACGTCGCCTTCATCGCCCACAGCGCCCAGCCCACAGCCCCGAGCGGGATCTCCAAGAGGTAGGTGAAGGCTCGGAACAGGAACACCGCCGCGGCCGAGCCCGCGGGTGGTCCCCCGAAGGCGATGAGCGCCGCCACCGTGCCGGCCTCGACGAACCCGACCCCGCTCGGGGTGATGGCGATGGTGGTGAGCAGGTTGGCGAAGGTGAAGGCGGCCAGCACCTCGATCCATCCCAGCTCGTCGGTGCTCCCCCCACACGCCCGCACGCAGGCCAGCAGCAGGAGGTACTGGCCCAGGGTGTACAGGAGCATCCACGCCGTGAGGCGCTTCCAGCAGGCTCGCAGCAGCCCGATGCTCTGGTGCCGGAAGTCGACCACCGCGGCCCGCAGATCACGTTGCGGGCGCCGTACCAGCCGGGTGACCAGGGTGCCGGCCCGGTCGACGATGGCGCCGACGCGCGACGCCAGATCGTCGCTGCGCAGCACCAGCGCGAACCCCGCGATGCCCACGCCCAGACCTGCCAGGCCGACGCATGTCGGCACGACCAGCCCGCCGGTGGCCTGCCCGTCGACCACGAGCAGGAGCAGCGCCGCGACGGGCAACCCCAGCTTGGTGAAGACGTTCCAGACACCGGTCACGAGGATCGACCGCGTGATGACGCTCGGCGGGAAGCCCCACGACATCCCCATGGCGTAGGTCGCGCCCACCCCCGCCGCGCCACCGAAGGGCACCACGTTGGAGACCGCGCTGCCCCCGAAGTTCAGCACCAGCGCCTGGCTGCGGCGGAGGCCTGGGAGCGCGGCGACCAGGACACCGGTGTAGGTCCACATCACCAGGAACCACAGCATCGTCAGGCCGGCGATCGTGCGTCCATCGAGCTGGGAGAACTGGGACCAGATCTCCGAGTAGTGGGTCTCGCTGATGGCGGGGATGGCGAACGCGAAGATCGCCACCACCGCGGCCAGCGACAGCCCCAGCTCGGCGACGCGCCGCAAGGGGCTCTTGGCCGCCAGCTCGTGCTCGACCAGCTCCGCTGGGACCCTGAGGGCCTCGATGCCCTCAGCGGTCATCTCACTCTCGTCGGGGAGCTCAGCCATGCGACCGGGTAGGTGGGCCCGTCAACCTTCGCCATGCCCGTCCGGGGCGAGCGCGAACAGGTCACGAGCCTCGGTCCCCGGGCGGGCGCGGTCGATGAACCATTCCGTGCCGAAGGCGGCGGCGAACGCCTCGTCGGGCAGCGACAGGAAGACCTGCAGGGTTCGCACGGTGCTGGTGGAGGCGGTCGTCTGGCTCGCGTGGGCCTCCATGGAGGCGCGCTTGCGGTCGAGGAAGCCGTTGACGTCGATCGTGTGGGTGATCTCCTCCGGGGCTGCGTACCAGCGTGAGAGATCGGGCGGCACCACCTCGGGGGGAAGCTCGAAGCCCATCGTCGGGGCGAGCTGCGCGGCGAGCTGCAGCAGCTCGCGGTTGATGGTGGCTTCGAGCACGGACGGCGTGGCCGCCAGCTCGGCGGCGCGCCGCCCCACCTGGTGCACCCGCACGTGGTCGGGGTGCCCGTAGCCCCCGTTGGGGTCGTAGGTGGTGAGGAGGTCGGCGCGCTCCTCGCGGAGGATGCCCGCCAGGCGCTCGGCGGCCTCGTCGAGCGCGGCGGCCACGAAGCTCCCCGGCCCGTGGTCGCCGTCGAGGCCCGAATCCCGGTAGCCGAGGAACTCGAGTCGGTGGACGCCCAGGGCGGCGGCCGAGGCTTCGGTCTCGCACCGCCGCCGCGCCGCCAGGGACTCCCCGGGGTCGAGGAAGTCGGCGCCGACCTCGCCCGCCGCGCCGTCCGTGGCCACCACCAGCACCACCCGATGCCCCTCCGCCACGGCCTTGGCCATCGCCCCCGCGGTCAGCAGTGCCTCGTCGTCGGGGTGGGCGTGGAAGGCGACCAGGGTGCCCGGCATCCCACCAGCATGCATCACGGCGCGGCCGTACGGCGCGAGCCGTGCTCGGGTCATGGCTGCCCGGCCGATTCCGCATCCGCACGGCTACGATCTGGTCGTCCCGGCCCGGAGGTCGCTCGTGTCGCTCCCAGCATCCACGCCCGGCGCGCCCGCATCGCCGGGCGCGCCACTTCGGGTGGGCCTGGTCACCGACTGCTACCTGCCCCAGATCGGCGGCATCGAGATGCAGGTGCACGACCTGGCCCGGCATCTGCAGCGGGCCGGGCACGAGGTGATCGTGATCACCCCGACGGACGGCCCGGCCGAGGTCGACGGGGTGCCGGTGCACCGGCTCGACGTCCCGCTGCTGCCGTTCAGCATCCCGTTCACCCCCAAGACCTTCCGCCTGGTGTCGGGGCTGCTGCGCCAGGAGCGGATCGACGTCGCCCACTTCCACGGCGGTATCGTGTCGCCACTCGCGTACCTCGCTGCTGCGTCGGCACAGGCCCGGGGCATCCCGACGGTGGTCACCACGCACTGCCTGTGGAGCTACGCCACGCCGGTGTTCGCCCTCCTCGACCGGGCCTTCCGGTGGTCGGAGTGGGATGCCGTGCTCTCCGCCGTGAGCGACGTGGCGGCGGCTCCCATCCGCCGTATCACGGGAGGCGGTAGGGACGTGCTGGTGCTCCCGAACGGGATCGACAATCGCTCCTGGCAGGTCGAACCGATCGATACCGACCCGCGGACGGTGACCCTGGTGTCGGTGATGCGGTTGGCGCCGCGGAAGCGACCTCTGCAGCTGCTCAAGATGGTCCGCAAGGTGCGGGCCCGGGCCCCGGAGGTCAGGTTGCGGCTACTGGTCATCGGCGACGGTCCCGAGCGGCCCTCGCTCGAGCGTTACATCCGCACCCAGGGTCTCGGCGACGTGGTGCAGCTGGTGGGCCGGCTCTCCCGCGAGCAGATCCGGCGGGTGTACGCCACCGCGGACGTGTTCGTCGCCCCGGCCAACCTGGAGTCGTTCGGGATCGCGGCGCTCGAGGCTCGATGCGCGGGCCTGCCCGTGGTGGCCAAGGCCCGCACCGGCATCCGGGAGTTCGTGGAGCACGGTCGCGAGGGCCTGCTGGCCCACTCCGACCGGGACATGGTCGACCAGCTCGTGCGGATCGTGCGCGACCGGGAGCTACGGCTGCTCATCGCGAAGAACAACCGGGAGACCCTCGCCCCAGTCGACTGGGAGGACGTCGTGGAGATGAACGTCGCCGCCTACCGGTCCGCGATCGCCGGGTTCACGAGACGCCCCCTCCGCCCGGCGCGGGTGACCAGCCGGGCCACGCCGTAGCCGATGGTGAAGATCACCGCGCCACCCACCGCGTCGAGGAAGTAGTGGTTCCCGGTCGCCACCACCACGAAGGTGGTCGCGATGGGGTAGAGCACGGCGAGGGTGCGCATCCACCACGTGCGCACCCGGGGGAGCAACGCCCCCATACCCCACACGGCCCAACCGCAGTGCAAGCTCGGCATGGCTGCGAACTGGTTCGAGATCTTCTGCATCGCCGGTGACTCGAACGACCAGAACGTGGGGTACTTCACGAGGGTGTCGACGTACCCGAACACCTGCCCGTCACCCATGACGTCGAGCAGCCGGGGTGGCATGAGGGGGAAGGCGGCGAACCCGACGAGGCCCAGCATGGTGCCGATGGCCAGCGTGTTGCGCAGCAGCGGGTAGTCGTCCGGGAAACGGCGGTAGAGCCATACGAGGATCACGATCGACACCCCGATGTAGGCCGATCCGTAGAAGTAGTTGCTGGCGACGATGAGCGTCGTGGACTTGAGGGCCCACTCCTGGATGGTCTTCTCGTGGTAGATGCTGAGCGCTTTCTGCCAGTCGATGATCCGTAGCGCGTTCTGGAACGCGGCCGATGGTTTCCCCTCGGAAAGGTTGCGGATCGACTCGTAGACCACGTACAGCGTGGCGACGATCAGCAGCTCCCGCCACCAGTACAGGGTCGACCCGTCGCGCAGGCGGGTGCCGTGCCGCCGCCGCGGCGGGATCTGCTCATCCCCGGTGTGTTCCGGAGCATCACCCGCGGGGACGCGGTGGGCGGCGCCGTGCCGATCCGCGTGTGCTCGCTCGGTGGCGTGATCTGCCCGTGATGCGGTCTCCTCTGGCCCCATACCGTCCCCCGGTGTGGGAAGCTCCTCCGTCGGTCACGCCGGTTCGATCCGGTACACGGTACCGGCCGTGGACAGCACGTAGAGCTCGCCGTCCCTGTCCTCCCCGAACGATGACAGCGAGCGTGGTGCGACCGAGACCCCGAGACCGCGCTCGTCAAGGAGCTGCCCGCCAGAGGCCAGCAAGCCCCGCACCACAGCGCGGCAGTAGTCGCCGAACACGTACGCCCCCGCGAGACCGGGGATGGCGGTCCCCCGGTACACGTAGCCCCCGGTGATCGAGCAGCTCCCGTCGCTGTGGTCGTACTCGAAGATGGGGTCGACCAGCCCCTCGGGAGGATCGCCGCGGAAGCTGTGGGTCCCTTCTTTGAACGCCCAGCCCAGGTTGGCGCCCCGGCCCGCCCCGCCGGTGGCGGGCAACCAGTCGATCTCCTCGATCTCGTTCTGACCGAC encodes the following:
- a CDS encoding arylsulfatase → MAHDPVVAETVREADHLEPRFVLPDQEARVAAKLDAYRGATGKRPNVVFIYFDDVGWGDFGCYGGGVAVGAPTPNIDRLARRGLLLTSCYSEPSCTPSRASLLTGRLPMRHGLLRPPMYGEPGGLAGEITLAQLLSDAGYVTQAVGKWHMGENVESQPQHVGFDDFYGFLSVSDMYTEWRDPYFFPEIVYSEERTRWVQNLPFNKCFVHATRGAELETVEEVTIPVLSELDDRWATYSLEFIRRMGARRGTPDEQPWFLYHCTRGAHFDNYPHERFLGRSPAKHPYKDTIIELDDIVGRLVAELEATGQLEDTLVFISSDNGPEMETWPDAAYSPFRCAKGSTWEGGQRVPGILVWPGMIDADRVSDGIFSQMDLFPTVLRLAGAEDRIPSDRYIDAVDQTSFLLDGDGVSNRKYLYYWLTSVFSGLRVGEWKYLVAATSDDDRDALNLGGFSGVTQRYTYGRLYNLYLDPKETRSYLIRKLAYVESLTSGVVNHLATFGTYPPKHPIASMP
- a CDS encoding lysylphosphatidylglycerol synthase transmembrane domain-containing protein; amino-acid sequence: MTAEGIEALRVPAELVEHELAAKSPLRRVAELGLSLAAVVAIFAFAIPAISETHYSEIWSQFSQLDGRTIAGLTMLWFLVMWTYTGVLVAALPGLRRSQALVLNFGGSAVSNVVPFGGAAGVGATYAMGMSWGFPPSVITRSILVTGVWNVFTKLGLPVAALLLLVVDGQATGGLVVPTCVGLAGLGVGIAGFALVLRSDDLASRVGAIVDRAGTLVTRLVRRPQRDLRAAVVDFRHQSIGLLRACWKRLTAWMLLYTLGQYLLLLACVRACGGSTDELGWIEVLAAFTFANLLTTIAITPSGVGFVEAGTVAALIAFGGPPAGSAAAVFLFRAFTYLLEIPLGAVGWALWAMKATWRRPVLSQQTQRS
- a CDS encoding PIG-L deacetylase family protein, with the protein product MPGTLVAFHAHPDDEALLTAGAMAKAVAEGHRVVLVVATDGAAGEVGADFLDPGESLAARRRCETEASAAALGVHRLEFLGYRDSGLDGDHGPGSFVAAALDEAAERLAGILREERADLLTTYDPNGGYGHPDHVRVHQVGRRAAELAATPSVLEATINRELLQLAAQLAPTMGFELPPEVVPPDLSRWYAAPEEITHTIDVNGFLDRKRASMEAHASQTTASTSTVRTLQVFLSLPDEAFAAAFGTEWFIDRARPGTEARDLFALAPDGHGEG
- a CDS encoding glycosyltransferase family 4 protein; the encoded protein is MSLPASTPGAPASPGAPLRVGLVTDCYLPQIGGIEMQVHDLARHLQRAGHEVIVITPTDGPAEVDGVPVHRLDVPLLPFSIPFTPKTFRLVSGLLRQERIDVAHFHGGIVSPLAYLAAASAQARGIPTVVTTHCLWSYATPVFALLDRAFRWSEWDAVLSAVSDVAAAPIRRITGGGRDVLVLPNGIDNRSWQVEPIDTDPRTVTLVSVMRLAPRKRPLQLLKMVRKVRARAPEVRLRLLVIGDGPERPSLERYIRTQGLGDVVQLVGRLSREQIRRVYATADVFVAPANLESFGIAALEARCAGLPVVAKARTGIREFVEHGREGLLAHSDRDMVDQLVRIVRDRELRLLIAKNNRETLAPVDWEDVVEMNVAAYRSAIAGFTRRPLRPARVTSRATP
- a CDS encoding phosphatase PAP2 family protein; translation: MGPEETASRADHATERAHADRHGAAHRVPAGDAPEHTGDEQIPPRRRHGTRLRDGSTLYWWRELLIVATLYVVYESIRNLSEGKPSAAFQNALRIIDWQKALSIYHEKTIQEWALKSTTLIVASNYFYGSAYIGVSIVILVWLYRRFPDDYPLLRNTLAIGTMLGLVGFAAFPLMPPRLLDVMGDGQVFGYVDTLVKYPTFWSFESPAMQKISNQFAAMPSLHCGWAVWGMGALLPRVRTWWMRTLAVLYPIATTFVVVATGNHYFLDAVGGAVIFTIGYGVARLVTRAGRRGRLVNPAIADR